In the Candidatus Eisenbacteria bacterium genome, GCCGTTCCACACGTCCGCGCGCTCGCGGGGGCGGAGCGTGCTGTGGTAGAGCGCGACGCGGTCGAACCCTCCTTGCCGGAACGAGTCCAGGGTCTGCGGCGAGAGCGCGATCTCGGGCACGAGGATGAGCGCCTGGCCCCCGGCCAGCACCGCGGTGTGCGCGGCGTGCAGATGCACCGCGGTCTTCCCGCTCCCGGTCACGCCGTGGAGGAGGAAGGGCCGGAAGATCTCCTGGCGGAGCGCGGCTTCGAGCGCTTCGAGCGCGGCCTTCTGGTCCGGATTCAGCTCCGCGCGTGTGGGTGGAGGCGAGGCTTGCCATCCGTGCGGCTCGTCCTCGGCCCCGCCCGCGGAGGGCGCGGCACGTCGGCGGAGAGCGGCCGTCGACGGCGCGGCCGCGTGGAGCACCTCGCCGAGGGGCGCGAGGTAGTACTCCGACACCCAGCGGCAGAGATCGAAGAGCTCCGGCGTGATGGTGAGCCGCGGCTCGGGAATTCCCGCGATCGGTTTGATCGCGCGTGACGGCGCGGCCAGCTCCTCGGCCACGACGGTGCCGAGGAGCTTCCTTCGGCCGAAGGGCACGAGCACGCGGAGTCCGGGCTCGGGGCGCTCGCCCGCGGGGAGCTCGTAGACGAACGTGTCGTCGACGGGAATGGGAACGGCGACGCGGATCCAGGGCACGGGGCGGGATGGTAGCACCCGCCGCGCTTGGGAAGTACGGGGAGAGCGGCGGGTCTTCGACGAGGAGCGCGCGGCGCGCGCGGTCGGCCGCGACGGCGGCGGAACGCTAGGGCGTGGGGCGCTCCGTGACCTGCTGGCCGAGGAGCTGGTTGATCCGCTCCACGAGCTTCCGGGGGCTGAACGGCTTCGTGATGTAGTCGTCCGCGCCGACGTCGAACCCGAGCTTCTGATCGACGTTCCGGCCCTTCGCGGAGAGGAGGATGACGGGGGTCTGCTTCGTGGCCGGGTTCGACTTGATGGCCTTGCAGACCTCGTAGCCGTCGAGCTTCGGCATCATGATGTCCAGCACGACGAGGTCCGGCCGCTCGCTCTTCATCCGCTCGAGCGCCTGCTCTCCGTCCAGTGCCGTGATGACCTCGTAGCCTTCCATCCCCAGACTGAAATCGAGGATGTGGACGATGTAGATCTCGTCATCGACCACGAGGACCTTGCCCTTGGACATCCGACTCACCTCCTTGTGGTTCTTATCGGCCGCTCCCCAAGCATCTGGAGCCCGAGAACAGGTGCCGCGTCATGCGGCTTCCGGGGTCCGCACCATCGAGCCATCTTCTTGCGCCGCAGGCAGTTGCGTGAACGCATCCACCACCTCCGGGTCGAACTGCGATCCGGCGCATCGCCGGAGCTCCCGGATCGCCTCGTCGTGGGACATGGCCCGCCGGTAGGGGCGGCCCATCGTCATCGACTCGTACGCGTCCACGACCGCGATGATCCGGGCCCCGAGCGGGATCTGATCGCCACGAAGCCCCCGCGGGTATCCGCGCCCGTCGAGCCGCTCGTGGTGCGCCATGATGATCTCGGCCACCTGCTCCTGGAACTCGATCGGTTTCACGATCTCGACCGTGCGCGCGGGGTGCTGGGCCACCTCCGCCCATGCGTCCGGATCGAGCGCTCCGGGCTCGTGCAGCACGGGAACGCCGACCTGCGACATCCCGACATCGTGAATGCTCGCCACGTACGCGATCGCCTGGACGTCCTCCTCGGCGAGGCCGAGGCGGCGAGCCAGCGCGGCGGCGCGATGCGCCATCGAGCCGGACGTCAGCTTGAGCCGGCTCCGGCGCGCGTTGTCGATGATGGCGGAGAGCGCGTTCGTGGTCTGCTCCACGCGGTCCGCGGTCTCGTCGTGCTCCGTCGCGTGCCGCCACGCGCGTGCCACCCGCTCCGACAGGGACGCAAGGAGGGTCTGGTCGTCCTCCGTGAACGGCGTGCACGAGATCTTGTTGTTGATGTTGATGACCCCGACGACACGTCCGTCGATCTTGACCGGCACCGAGAGGAGCGACTTCGTCTCGTACTGGTGCGAGTTCCGGCGCTCCCCGAAGCGCGGATCCTCCTCCACGTTCGTGACGAGGAGCGGCGTTCCGTGGCGCACCACCCAGCCCGCGATGGAGTCGTCCATCTTCACCCGGGCACCGCACACGATCTCTTCCCGGAGCCCGCGCGCCGCCTGGATGTAGAGC is a window encoding:
- a CDS encoding DEAD/DEAH box helicase family protein — encoded protein: MPWIRVAVPIPVDDTFVYELPAGERPEPGLRVLVPFGRRKLLGTVVAEELAAPSRAIKPIAGIPEPRLTITPELFDLCRWVSEYYLAPLGEVLHAAAPSTAALRRRAAPSAGGAEDEPHGWQASPPPTRAELNPDQKAALEALEAALRQEIFRPFLLHGVTGSGKTAVHLHAAHTAVLAGGQALILVPEIALSPQTLDSFRQGGFDRVALYHSTLRPRERADVWNG
- a CDS encoding response regulator; its protein translation is MSKGKVLVVDDEIYIVHILDFSLGMEGYEVITALDGEQALERMKSERPDLVVLDIMMPKLDGYEVCKAIKSNPATKQTPVILLSAKGRNVDQKLGFDVGADDYITKPFSPRKLVERINQLLGQQVTERPTP